The following proteins are co-located in the Malus sylvestris chromosome 13, drMalSylv7.2, whole genome shotgun sequence genome:
- the LOC126597522 gene encoding thioredoxin X, chloroplastic-like, translated as MDTVVSTSALLSIPVASLPPVRTITSSSYSNKLFSGFFYGSGSRIRQVGFRNYSSSARAVRTVRTVPKFSIASSAGIQEIDETQFQDSVLNSDRPVLVEFVASWCGPCRLISPAMEWLAQEYKDRLTVVKIDHDANPKLIEEYKVYGLPALILFKNGKEVPESRREGAITKAKLQEYVDALLESMSVA; from the exons ATGGACACCGTCGTCTCCACATCGGCATTACTATCCATCCCAGTAGCTTCACTCCCACCGGTTCGTACAATTACTTCAAGCTCTTACTCTAACAAGCTCTTCTCCGGCTTCTTCTACGGTTCTGGAAGCCGAATAAGACAAGTGGGTTTTCGAAACTATTCTTCTTCCGCTCGTGCAGTTCGCACAGTTCGCACAGTTCCCAAGTTTTCAATTGCTTCGAGTGCTGGGATTCAGGAAATTGACGAGACCCAGTTCCAGGATTCGGTTCTTAACTCGGACCGTCCGGTTCTCGTCGAGTTCGTCGCCAGTTGGTGCGGTCCTTGCCGCTTAATCTCCCCTGCTATGGAATGGCTCGCTCAG GAATACAAAGACAGGTTAACCGTTGTTAAGATAGATCATGATGCAAACCCAAAACTGATTGAAGAATACAAAGTTTATGGGTTGCCGGCTTTGATTCTCTTCAAAAATGGAAAGGAAGTTCCAGAAAGTCGGAGAGAAGGCGCAATTACAAAAGCGAAGCTTCAAGAGTATGTAGATGCTTTGTTGGAGTCAATGTCAGTTGCATAG